The following is a genomic window from Halobacterium sp. R2-5.
AGCTCACCGTCCAGAGCGCCGCCGTCAGCGTCGTCGACACGGGCGTCGACGACCAGCCGTACTACGCCGACCTGCGCGTGGACGCCACCGAGGACCCCATCGTCGACCTGCGGGAGACCTACCGGCTCGCCAAGCAGGGGTACGAGGACGCGCTCGAACGCTACGAGAGCGACGACGGAGAAGAAGAAGCGTAACTCAGACGGTGAACTCGTAGAGCTCGTCGCCGACGTGGTGGAGGTTCTCGACGACCTTCCCGGAGTCCCCGACCATGTCGTCGCCGCTCGTGAGCGCGCGGCCGACCGCCAGCGCCTTCCCGTGGGTCTCCTCCTCGACGACGACGAGGTCGCCGGCCTCGATGCCGTCCTCGGCCTCCGTGATGCCCGGACGCATGATGTCCGCGCCGTCGCTGACGAACGAGATGGCGCCCGCGTCCACGGTGACGACGCCCGTCGCGGGGTCGAACTCGTTGGCGCCCTGGACGGTGACGAACGGCTCGCCCTCGGGGTACCAGACGAGCGGGTCGCCGTCGACGAGCACGACGTCGAACTCCTCGTCCGCGATCTCCACGAGCTCGAAGGAGTCGGCGTCCAGTTCGACGCTGAGCCCCTCGCGGAGCGCGTCGGCGATCTCCCGCACGGCGTCGCTCCGCAAGTGGTGACGAGAGGACACTTCCATACCCTCAGCTTCGGGCGGCTCCACGCTTAAAACCGCCGCTCCGTCCGCGTTGCGCTCGCCGGGAAATCGCTAAGTGCGCGGCGACCCAACACCGACACATGTGGGGGTCCGGGGACGACACAGTCTCCTGTATCGCCTGCGGGGCGTCCGTGCCGCGCGAGGACGCCCGCGAGTACGACAAGCACGGCGACCGCTGGGACCGCGACGGCAAGCGCTTCGAGTACCTCTGCAAGCCGTGCTTCCGGGACCTCGCGAAGCAGCCCCGCCGCGGCCTCGAAGCCAGCCTCGAAGCCGCGGGCGCGGGCCGCGTCGACGACGCCGAGTTCGTCGAGCGATTCCTCGACGGCGGCCACGAAGAGCGCCACGAGCGCGAGTAGCGCTGCGTCGACACGACTAACTGCGGACGCCGGCTACACGGTGGTATGTCAAACGACGCGGAGGCGGCGCAGGGGTCCATCGAGGACCAGGGCCCGGTCGAAATCTCCCCGGAGCTCGCCCGCCAGATCGAGAACAAGCGCGACGACCTCCTGGAGAAGTTCGAGCTCCACGACGAGTTCGCGCCCGAGGTCGTCGAGGAGGCGGAAGAGCGCGTCCAGGACGTCGAACAGGAGATTCAGGACGAACTGGACGAGCGCGCGGACATGCGGCCGCTGCCGACGTGGACGACCGACCCCGTCGACGCCCAGGACTTCGACGACGCCATCAGCGTCCTCGAGCGCGACGAGGAGTACGTCGTCTGGGTGCACATCGCGGACGTCACCCACTACGTCCACCCCGGCTCGGAGATGTGGGACGCCGCGATGGACCGCGGGAACACCATCTACCTCCCCGGGTACACGATCCACATGCTCCCGCCCGTGCTCGCGGAGACGGTCTGCTCGCTGGTCCCCGAGGAGGACCGCCTCGCGCACACCGTCGAGATGCACCTCGACAAGGACGACCTCTCCTACCGCAACATCGAGATCTACAAGTCCGTCATCCACAGCGACGAGCGCCTCACGTACAAGGAGACCGAGGCGCGCCTCGAGGACGAGGACGCGCCGCTGCACGACGAGATTTCGCTCGTCTTCGAGCTCGCCGACCAGATGCACGAGCAGCGCAAGGAGGAGGGCAGCCTCGTGCTGAACCCGCGGCGGGACCGCGCGCACACCATCATCGAGGAGTGCATGCTGAAGGCGAACAAGGCGGTCACCCACGAGCTCATGTGGAACCGCGGCGTCGAGGCGATGTACCGCGTCCACCCGCAGCCGTCGCCCGACGAGTGGGACGACGCGCTCCGCGAGATTCAGGAGCTCGACGGCGTCTCCATTCCCGGCGACTCCTGGGACGATCCCCGGAAGGCGGTCAACGCCACCTTAGAGCAGGCCCCGGAGCGCCAGCTCGGGAAGATCCAGTGGGCGGTGATGAAGGTGATGCCGCGCGCCCGCTACATGAACGACCCGTTCGGCGGCCACCACGCGCTCAACTTCGAGATCTACGGCCACTTCACCAGCCCCATCCGCCGGATGAGCGACCTCGTCAACCACTGGATCGTCTACCAGAACGACGTCCCCGAGAACCTCGTGGAGCTCTGCGACCACGCCAGCGACCAGCAGAAGGCCGGCGAGTCCGCCGAGCGCGAGTACCGCGACTTCCTCGAAGAGATCGGCCTCGACCCCGACGCGGTCAACAACCGCGGCATCGAGATCGTCGAACCGGACGAGTAGTCCGGTTCGACTGCACGTCAATCTCCGATTGACGGCGTTGTCGACGAGGACGAAGAAGCCGCCTAACTCTCTTCTCTCCGCTCACCACGTCTCCGCGCGCGGATGGTCGCTCGTCCGGAACGGCGCCGGGACGCCGTTCGTCCACAGCGTCCGCCCGAGCCAGTAGCCGAGGTGCCAGCCCGCGCGGTCGTGGCCGTCCGCGGCGACGACGACGCGGCCGTCCGTGAAGTACTCGGGCGCGCCGTCGTCGTCGACGTCCGGACCGTCCCAGTCCGCGCACGACGTCGCCGCGCCGTAGACGTCGCAGTCTACGGACTCCCGCAACGACACCACGACGTCGGCGTCTGCAGCGTCCTCGACCACCTCGACCGTGGGCGGGTTGGCGACGGTGTCGTTCGCGCCGCGCTCGTAGTACGCGGCGGCCGCCTTGACCTGCTCACGCGCGGCCGCCGCCCCGTCCTCGGCGTCGACAGCGACCCGCAGCGTGGTCGACGCCCACGGGTACGTGCGGTCGGCTCCGTCCGCCACGTCGTCGGGCGCACGCGCCGAGAAGTTCTGTGCCATCACGTTCTGCGGCCCCTCGCCGTGCCGGAACCCGAGCACGTGTCCGAACTCGTGTTTGAGAATCCGCTTCGTCGTCCCCGGCGCGTGCCCCGCGCGCACCTGCACGGTGACGCTGTCGGTCACCGTCGCGTTCGTCGGCACGACCGGCGCGCAGCCGAGCGCGACGTCGTTCTCGTGGACGCGGCACCGCTCAACGGCCGCCACCACCTCCACGCGCACGTCCGCGTCACTGGCGTTCTCGACGACCTCGAACTCCGGTCGGTAGCGGCCCCCCGGGTAGACCGCGTGCTCCCAGAACGTCAGGGTCTCCCGGAGCTCCGGTCGCACGTCCAGCTCCCAGCCGACCCGGTCGTCGACCGCGACCGTAACCGGGCCCGGCCCCCACGGGCTCGTCTCCCGGTCGACGGACCGGTCCGGCACCTCGAACGGCGCCTCCGTGGTTGTCTCCGTGGGCTCGATCGGGTCGGTCCGCACCGGCTGCACAGTGAGACACCCGGCGCTCACGACGAGCGCGAGCACCGCCAGCGCCACCACGCCGCGCGCCATCGTCTCGGACCTGTCGCGTGGCCCGCATTAACGTACCGCTCGCCCACGGGCTGACGCAGCGAATCTAGGACTGGTCCGCAGCCCGATCTCCACCCACCGCTCGCCGGTGGCGTGCTGAGCGAAGTGCGCTCGCTAGGACCGAGTGAAACCGCGGGTTTCGCGAGGGTCGCCAGACTCGCGACGCGAGTCTGGCGGGATTCGAACCCGGAGGAAGACGATCGCTCACTGCGTTCGCGCTGCGTCTTCCAGGGCTGCAAATCCCGACTCGTCCACTACACTGCTTCGACGCGAAGCGACAGAGCCGTCGCTTCGCGGTCGAGATTCGGAGAAGTGGACTCGCTGGGATTTGAACCCAGGGCCTCTTCCTTGCGAAGGAAGCGATCTACCACTGATCTACGAGCCCGCACCCGATCGAAGTCGACGGACGTATTTCAGACTTCTGTTTCACGGGCCGTCCGTCAGGGCCTGTCGAACCACGGCGCCGCCGCTGGGACGCGTGAATAAGCGGGAGGAGCGTGTGAAAGCCCGCGTTAGTCTTCGAGGACGATCTCGATGCTGACTTCGTTGGGAACCTGAATCCGCATCAGCTGGCGGAGCGCGCGTTCGTCCGCGTCGATGTCGATGAGACGCTTGTGGACGCGCATCTCCCAGTGCTCCCACGTGGCCGTCCCTTCGCCGTCGGGGGACTTCCGCGAGGGGACTTCGAGGGTCTTCGTCGGGAGCGGGACCGGCCCACTGAGTTTCACGCCGGTCTTGTCCGCGATCTCCCGGACGTCGTCGCAGATGTCGTCGAGGTCGTCGGGATTGACGCCGGCGAGACGAACGCGTGCCTGCTGCATGGATTAGGCTTCGTTGACGTCCAGGACCTTGCCGGCGGCGATGGTCTGACCCATGTCGCGGACGGCGAACGAGCCGAGCTCCGGAATCTCGGAGGACGGCTCGATGCTGAGGGGCTTCTGCGGGCGCACGGTGACGACCGCGGCGTCGCCGGACTGGATGAAGTCCGGGTTCTCCTCCTGGGTCTCGCCCGAGGAGGGGTCCATCTTCTTGTCGATGGACTCGATGGTACACGCGACCTGCGCGGTGTGCGCGTGGAAGACCGGCGTGTAGCCCGCGGTGATCACGGACGGGTGCTGCATGACGACGACCTGCGCGGTGAACGTCTCGGCGACCGTCGGCGGGTCGTCGGCCGGGCCACAGACGTCGCCGCGGCGGATGTCGTCCTTGCCGATGCCGCGGACGTTGAACCCGACGTTGTCACCGGGCTCGGCCTTCGGCACCTCTTCGTGGTGCATCTCGATGGTCTTGACCTCGCCACCGACGTCAGACGGCTGGAAGCTGACGTTGTCGCCCGTGTTCATCACACCGGTCTCGATACGTCCGACGGGGACGGTACCGATGCCGGAGATGGTGTAGACGTCCTGGATGGGGAGACGGAGGTCGGTGTCCGTCGGCGGGGACGGCTCCGGGAGGTCGTTGAGGGCCTCCAGCAGGGTCGGGCCGTCGTACCAGGGGGTGTTGTCCGACTGCTCGGCGACGTTGTCGCCCTCGAAGGCGGACGTCGCGATGAACGACGCGTCCTCCGTGTCGAAGCCGACCTGACCGAACAGGTCCTTGACGTCGGAGACGACCTGGTTGTACTTGGACTCGTCGTAGTCGACGATGTCCATCTTGTTGACAGCGACGATGAGTTCGTCGATGCCGAGCGTCCGCGAGAGGAACACGTGCTCGCGGGTCTGGGGCGCCACACCGTCGTCGGCGGCGACGACGAGGACGGCGTTGTCCGCCTGGGACGCGCCCGTAATCATGTTCTTCACGAAGTCGCGGTGGCCAGGACAGTCGACGATAGTGAAGTCGTACTCGTCGGTGCTGAACTCCTGGTGGGCGATGTCGATGGTGACCCCGCGCTCGCGCTCCTCGGCGAGGTTGTCCATGACGTAGGCGAACTCGAAGCCGCCCTTGCCCTTCTCCTCGGCTTCTTCTTTGTGCTGTTCAATGACGTGCTCGGGAACGCTCCCCGTTTCGTAGAGGAGGCGCCCGACCATCGTGCTCTTGCCGTGGTCGACGTGGCCGATGACGGCCAGGTTCTGGTGTCGTTCGTCGCTCATTGGTTAGTATCGCGCGAAAGGCGCGCTCTGTGGGAATCATTGGTGAGTTCGCACTAAAACCATTTCGGTACGCACTCAGATCTACCCCGGCGCCTTCCGGCGGTTTGTGGGAACGCCTAACACGAACCCAGAGGTTCGGTCAGTCTAGGCGGTCCACGTCGCCGAGCACCGCGGTCGCCGTCTCTGGACCGCCCGCGCCTCGGCCGGAGAGGTTCAGACGTCCGGCGTACTCTGTCTCTAACTGCACGATGTTCATCGTCCCGGACACCGCGAGCGTGTTGTTCTCGGGGAGCAGCCGCGGCCCCACGCGGGCGCCGTCCTCGGTCACCTCGCCGATGAGCCGGACCGTCCGGCCGTCCTCGGCGGCGAGCTCCAGGGCCGACGGCGGGATGTCCGTGATACCGTCGACCTCGACGTCTTCGAGGGCGTAGCCGCCGCCGTGGATGACGTTCGCGAGAATCGCGCACTTCAGCGCCGCGTCCGTCCCCTCCACGTCGAAGGTGGGGTCGGCCTCCGCGACGCCGAGGTCCTGGGCCTCCGCGAGCACGTGCTCGTAGTCGAGGCCGTCCGTGGCCATCCGAGTCAGGATGAAGTTCGCCGTGCCGTTCAGCACGCCGCGGGCCGCGGTCACGCGGTCGGCGCCGACGCCCTCGATGGTCGAGATCGCGGGAATCGCGCCGGCGACCGTCGCCTCGAAGCGCACCTCGCCGTCGCTGTCGGCTTCCAGCGCGCGGAGGTCGTCGTAGCGCTCCGCCACCGGCCCCTTGTTCGCGAGCACGACGTGTCGGTCGTTCTCCAGGGCTGCGCGCACGTGCTCGAAGCCCGGGTGGGCGTCGCCGAGCGTCGTCGGCGTCGCCTCCACGAGCGCGTCGTACTCCGCGCCGAGCGCGTCCGCCGGGTCGGCCTCCCCGACGGAGCCGACGCTGTCCTTGTGGTCGAGCGCGGCCTCGACGTCGACTCCGTCCGGATCGACGGCCGCGCCCGCGGAGTCCGCGAACGCCGTCACCGTGTGGCCGTAGTCCGCCGCGAGGTCCGCGACCGAGCGACCGACGTCGCCCGCGCCGATGACTGCCAGTCTCATAGTTCCCCCACGAGCGGCTCGACGACGGAGAGGTCTTTCTCCCCGGCGACGTCCCGCACCTGTTCGAGCGCGCGCTCCGTGCTCCCGGCTTCGATGGCGAGCCGGACGCGTGCGCTGGAGACGCCCGCCGTTCCTTCCTCCGTGGTCAGCGAGAAGTCCGCGACCGACGCGCTCGAACACTCCTCCAGCTCGGAGAGCGTATCGGAGAGGTCGGTGTCGACGAGGTCGCCGACCAGCAGGACCGTGAGCGCGTCGCCGTACCGCTCGGAGTCCGCCTGGATGATGGCGACCCCGGCGTCCCGGAGCGCCTCCACGATGCGCTCGAAGCGCTCGGGCGAGCACTCCAGGTCGACCTCCACGGGGATGTGCCCCCGCGGCGTCAGCGACCCGCGCTCGTGGAAGATGGAGAGGAGGTTCCCGCCGTTCTCTGCGATGGGCGAGAGCGCGCGCAACAGCTCCCCGGGCTCGTCGACGAGCTCCAGCCGGAGGGTGTGCGCGCGGTCGTCGGCGTCGCTCACCGTTGTCCCCCCGTTGTGTGTGACGCGCCGGCTGTTGTGCTCGGCTGCGAGCGGAAGTGCTGTCGCTCCGTGCCGATACCACGCCTGGCGCGTCTGCCTGCGTGCATACACCGTGAATGGGGGTCGTCCGCGCTATAAGCCTTCGGCCCGCACAAATCCTACCGACAGATGGCCGCACGGCTACACCCCGTCCGACGAAGCGACAGAGAGAACCGCGAGATTCCGCGACCGGTTGCGGTTTTTTAGCGTAGATTTTTGCGGGGGCGAGCAGTGCTCGCCCCCGCAAAAAGGTACCTTAGAAGTAGTCGATCTGCTCGGGCAGCTCGGTCTTCATGCCCTTGCGCTCGCGGATCTGCGTGATGATCTCGGGCTGGAGGTTGTCGGCCATGACGCGGAAGCCGGCGTTCTCGGTGTTCCAGGACGCGCGGCCCTCGGTGGCCGAGCGGATGTCGCTGGAGAAGCCGATCATCTCCTCGACGGGCGCGATGCCCTCGACGACCATCATGCCGCCTTCCTGGTACATGTCGTCGACGCGGCCGCGGCGACCCTGAATCTCGCCGGACGCGGCGCCCATGTGCTCGGAGGGGACGTCGATGCGGACGTCCTGAATCGGCTCGAGCAGGCGGATCTCGGCGTCCATGAGGCCGCGGTGGACGGCGTCGCGGACGGCCGGGATGACCTGCGCGGGGCCGCGGTGGATGGCGTCCTCGTGGAGGCGGGCGTCGTGGAGGCGGATGAGCGCGCCCTCGACGGGCTCCGCGGCGAGCGGGCCGTCTTCGAGCGCCTCTTCGAGACCCTCGACGACGAGCTCCATCGTCTCGTTGAGGTGCTGGATCCCCTTCGTGTCGTCGATGAAGATGTTCTTCCCGATGATGTTCTCGACGTTCTGGGAGGTGTCCTTGTCCATGCCGGCGTCCTGGAGCGCTTCGCGGCGTTCCTGCTCGGGCATGTCCATGGAGACCTCGCCGAGGCGGAGCTGCTCGAGGACGTCGTCGTCGAGCTGATCGATGGTTATGTAGAACTTGTTGTGGCGGTTCGGGGAGACGCCCTCGACTTCGCGGGAGTCCGACGTCGGGGACTCGCGGAAGACGACGATCGGTTCCCCGGTGTTGACGGGGATGCCCTGGTTGCGCTCGATGCGCTGGGTGATGACTTCGAGGTGGAGCTCACCCTGCCCGGAGATGAGGTGTTCGCCGGTGTCCTCGTTGATCTCGATCTGGATGGTCGGGTCCTCCTTGGCGACCTGCTGGAGCGTCTCGATGAGCTTCGGCAGGTCGTCCATGTTCTGGGCCTCGACGGACTTCGTGATGACCGGCTCCGAGATGTGCTCGATGGACTCGAACGGCGTCATCTCGACGCTGGACACCGTCGAACCGGCGATGGCGTCCTTGAGGCCGGTGACTGCGGCGATGTTCCCCGCGGGGACTTCCTCGACTTCCTCGCGCTCGCCGCCCATGTAGATGCCGACGCTCTGGATGCGGTTCTTGCCGGCGGTGCCGGAGACGTACAGCTCCTGGCCCTTCTCGATGGTGCCGGAGAAGACGCGGCCCGCGGCGATTTCGCCGGCGTGCGGGTCGATGCCGATGTCCGTGACCATCAGGACGACTTCGCCGTCCTCGTCGACCATCCGCATTGTGTCTGCGAGGTCGGAGTCCGCGTCGCCGCGCCAGATGCGCGGGATGCGGTGGGGCTGAGCTTCGATGGGGTCGGGGAAGTGCTCACACACCATGTCGAGGACGACGTCCGACAGCGGCGTGCGCTCGTGGAGCTCCTGGCGCTTGTCGGCGCGCTCGAGCTCCATGATGTCGCCGAAGTCCATGCCCGTGCGCTGCATCGAGGGCATCGAGACGCCCCACTTGTAGAGCGCGGACCCGAAGCCGACGGTGCCGCCCTCGACGGAGACCGTCCAGTCCTCGGTGATGTCGTCCATCTCCTCGGTCATCCCGCGGATGAGCTCGTTGACCTCGCGGATGACGCTCAGGAGCCGCTCCTGCATCTCCTCGGGGCCCTCCTGGAGCTCGGAGATGAGGCGGTCGACCTTGTTGATGAACAGCGTCGGCTTGACGCCCTCGCGGAGCGCCTGCCGGAGCACCGTCTCCGTCTGGGGCATCGCGCCCTCGACGGCGTCCACGACGACGAGCGCGCCGTCGACGGCGCGCATCGCCCGCGTCACGTCGCCGCCGAAGTCGACGTGGCCGGGCGTGTCGATGAGGTTGATGAGGTGGTCTTCGCCCTCGTACTCGTGGGTCATCGAGACGTTCGCGGCGTCGATGGTGATGCCGCGTTCCTGTTCGTCCTCCTCCGTGTCCATCGCCAGCTGCTCGCCGGCGGTGTCCTCGGAGATCATGCCCGCACCGGCGAGCAGGTTGTCCGTCAGGGTCGTCTTGCCGTGGTCGACGTGTGCGGCGATGGCGATGTTCCGGATCTGCTCCGGATTGTCCATCAGCCGTTCACACTTCTCGACAATCTTCTTGCGTCGGCCCATTGGGGAATCATACTGCCAGCGGGTTCAAAAGGGTAGTGTTTTGCCGGGAGCACGACACGCCGGAACACGACGCGCAGGCGTCAATTCGTCTGGTTCGCGGCGCGGGCGGGCGAAAGAGTCTTTGCCGCGAGGGCCGTGCCAATAGATATCATGCAGTTGCGCGTGACGGGCGCCGGTCCGACCGCACCGTTTCTCGGCGCCCGCGACGTCTTCGAGACCGAGCACGACCTCGAACGCCCCGTCGAGGTTCGCGTGCGCGAGAACCCCGACGAGCGGACCTGGGCCGGCCACCACGACGACCACCACGTCCTGAACATCTCCCGGCAGGCCGCCACGTCGGCGATGGCCCGCGAGCTGGCGCTCCACGAGTTCTCTCACATGCTCCGCCACGAGCACGACCACCCGAGCCACGTCCTCTCGATGGACGAGATCCTGTTCCTCGCGCTCTCCGGGCGCAGCGTCGAGCGCCGCGTGCTCACGCACTGCTACCAGATCGCCAACCACGTCAAGGACATCTACGCCGACGACATCACGCTCTCGGTCGGCCCGACGGACAAGCTCGTCGCGTTCCTCGAATCCGAGCTCGCCGCGGCCGTCGCCGACCGCCCGGTCGCCGGCCCGACCGTCGGCCAGCGGCTCACCGCGGGCGCTGACCCCCCGATGACAGCCGTCAACGCCGCGTTCGCGCTCGCGCTGCTCGAACGCCACGACGCCGTGGGCGACGACCACCGCATCTACGACCTCGCGCACGCCGCCGGCCAGGACGCCCCCGAGATCGACGTCGAGGCGTTCCGCGAGCGGTTCGCCGAGCTCGCCGACGACCCCGACGAGAGCGACTGCCGGCGCGGCCTCGTCGACACCATCCGCACGTACGTCGACGCCCAGTCGAGTACGTCCGGCCCCGCAGCCGACTGATTACGCGGGCGTGATGCGCACGAGGCGGTCGTCGCCCTCCCGCGGGAACTGGTCGCCCTGCGCGCGGCCGTCGCGGTTCGACGTCACCGCGTACAGCGCGCCGTCCGGCCCCTGCTCGACGTGTCGGATGCGCCCGAGTTCGTCCTCCAGGGTCGTGTGGTGGACGGCGCTGTAGTCGGGGTCCATCCAGTCCGCGTCGAAGCGCTTGCCGCCGTTGGCTGTCGACGCCGGCTCGCCGTCCGTCGGATAGATCGTCACAAGGTTGATGCGCTGGGAGCGCAGGCCGCCGACGACGAGGCGGTTCTGCCACGACGGCACCGCGTCCGCCGTGTAGAACACCGCTCCCGGCGGCGCCCACGTCTCGTCGGTGTTCACGACCGGGCGCGCGTAGTCGGTGCCGCGGTACGTCTCCGCCGTTCGCGCGCGCTCGCCCTCGGGCCCCCACCCGTAGTTCCCCCCGGCCTCCAGCACGTTCACCTCGTCGTGGGCCGACGGCCCGTGCTCGGTCTCCACGGGCGTCGCGTCCGGCATGAACGTGATGCCCTGCGGGTTCCGGTGGCCGTAGGTGTACACTCGCGGGTCGCCGCCGTCGATGTCGGGGTTGCCCGCTGGCGCGCTCCCGTCCGGTTCGAGCCGGAGCACCTTCCCCGCGAGCGAGGCAGGGTCCTGCGGTAGCGGCTGGTCTGTCCCGAGGTCGGGATTGACCGACGCGGCGTCGCCCGTGGTCACCCACAGGTAGTTCTCGGGGCCGAACGCGAGCCGCGCGCCGTTGTGGATGATCTCGTTGCCGGGGATGTCGTCAATCACGACCGTCTCGGTCTCGCCGGGGTCGTCCGCGGAGACGTCGAAGTACGAGAGCCGATTGACGTAGGCGTCGCCGCCGGAGACCGCGGGCTCGTCCTCTCGGGTGTAGATGGCGTACACGAGCGGGACGTCCGGGTAGTCCGGGTGAACCGCCAGCCCCATCAGGCCGCCTTCGCTGCCGGCCTCCCACCAGCCGCCCTCCTCGCCGGGAGCGATCGAGTCGGCGTGGTCGATCACGTCCGGAGTCGCGACGGTCTCCAGGTCGGCGGCGGCGTACCGCGATATCCGGCCGACGCGCTCGCTGATGAAGAGGTCGCCGTTCGGCGCGAACGCGAGGTCCCAGGGGATCTCCAGCCCCTCGATGACCGTCTCCGTCGTCACGTCGAGATTCGGCGCCTCCGTCGGATGCGACCAGTCGGGGTCGTATTCCGCCCAGTCTTCGACGTCGTGGCTCACGCTCAAGTCGTACGAGTCGCCGCCGACCGACGTCACCGTCGGCGGATTGCTGGAGGTCGTCGTGTCGCTGGGCTCGTCCGGGGACATGCAGCCCGCGAGCCCCGAAAATCCGGCGAGGCCGGCGGCAGCGAGGAACGAACGGCGGTTGTAACCCATGTCCGGGCCTTGTGGCACCACCGTTAACAGTTTTCAGGTATCCGACGCTGCCCGGGTGGAACCGCGCCGCTACGTGCCGATAGAAAAACGCCGCCGCTCGGAGACGGCGTCGAAACGAAGAGAACTCCGCTTAGCGGGCCGCGGCCGCGACGCGCTCCTTCTCTTCCTTCTGGCCGACCGCGTACGTCTGCACGTCGTAGTCGGCGGCGCCGATGAGCTGGTTCGCGAGCGCCTCGGCGGCGTCCGTCGGCGTCTTGAACGACGACGAGTGCGCGCCGTCCGCGATGAACTTCAGCGCCTGGTCGACGCGGCGCTGGGGCGCGACGTCGACGGCCTTCGGGACGGAGATGCCGCCGTACTTCAGGCGGACGGTCTCCTCGCGGGGCGCCGAGTTCTCGACCGCGCGCACGAGCACCTGAATCGGGTTCTCGTCGGTGCGCTCGTGGACGATGTCGAAGGCGTCACGGACGATGCCGAGCGCCTGCTGCTTCTTCCCGGCGTTCGCGCCGGTCTTCATCAGGCGGTTCGCGAGCCGCTCGACGACGCTGATCTCGCTCTTCTTGAACTGCTTGGACGCGTGCCGGCCCATCGTGTGGGCGATCGGCGTCACGGAGAGGTACCGCCGCGTGCTCGGGTCGCGGTACTGGATGTCCGAGACCTCCCACTTGCCGAAGAGCTTCGCGTTGACATCCTCCTCCTCGCTGCCAGCGGGCGCCTCGGGTTCGGGGGCTTCTTCCTCACTCATGATTATCGCACCGGCTTCTCCGCGTTCCCGCGGACCAGTTCGATGAGGCTCACGCCGTTGACCTTCTCGACCTTGTAGTTCACGCCCGAGAGGTCGCCCATCGCACGACCCTTCGCACCGCCGATGCCGGCGATGGTGACCTCGTCGTGCTCGTCGATGAACGAGATCGCG
Proteins encoded in this region:
- a CDS encoding PQQ-dependent sugar dehydrogenase; this encodes MGYNRRSFLAAAGLAGFSGLAGCMSPDEPSDTTTSSNPPTVTSVGGDSYDLSVSHDVEDWAEYDPDWSHPTEAPNLDVTTETVIEGLEIPWDLAFAPNGDLFISERVGRISRYAAADLETVATPDVIDHADSIAPGEEGGWWEAGSEGGLMGLAVHPDYPDVPLVYAIYTREDEPAVSGGDAYVNRLSYFDVSADDPGETETVVIDDIPGNEIIHNGARLAFGPENYLWVTTGDAASVNPDLGTDQPLPQDPASLAGKVLRLEPDGSAPAGNPDIDGGDPRVYTYGHRNPQGITFMPDATPVETEHGPSAHDEVNVLEAGGNYGWGPEGERARTAETYRGTDYARPVVNTDETWAPPGAVFYTADAVPSWQNRLVVGGLRSQRINLVTIYPTDGEPASTANGGKRFDADWMDPDYSAVHHTTLEDELGRIRHVEQGPDGALYAVTSNRDGRAQGDQFPREGDDRLVRITPA
- a CDS encoding 30S ribosomal protein S7; the protein is MSEEEAPEPEAPAGSEEEDVNAKLFGKWEVSDIQYRDPSTRRYLSVTPIAHTMGRHASKQFKKSEISVVERLANRLMKTGANAGKKQQALGIVRDAFDIVHERTDENPIQVLVRAVENSAPREETVRLKYGGISVPKAVDVAPQRRVDQALKFIADGAHSSSFKTPTDAAEALANQLIGAADYDVQTYAVGQKEEKERVAAAAR